One region of Malania oleifera isolate guangnan ecotype guangnan chromosome 6, ASM2987363v1, whole genome shotgun sequence genomic DNA includes:
- the LOC131158368 gene encoding putative RING-H2 finger protein ATL21B: protein MDSPVLFSLLFLSSLFLGPAQSAAHPACPVDYRCCPTGPPVRFPFQIRGLYRDRCGYPGFDLFCDSLNRTILKLGSSGAFAVSSIDYVAQNIWINDPDDCLPSRLLRFSLIGTRFEPVNPMYFNFLNCSANASIPPRQIVPVPCVGDGDGFTVVATPFQFVADILVADALCGKVAQVLLPGRLPFYEYAVGDLPGLGDDLLLTWDNPNCGICEEQGGICGFQDGEGFRIECSNVPDHGLSRSTKYGLIMGLGIPGLIGIIGFACHICNRIRAQGRRRNLDMGLSPFSFSSVAPQTVVVARGLDRSTIESFPKTLLGQSRRLPNPNDSTCTICLSEYRPREIVRSIPECNHYFHSNCIEEWLSKNATCPLCRISIEGASSVTPNTSN, encoded by the exons ATGGACTCACCggttctcttctctctcctctttctctcctcCCTCTTCCTCGGCCCGGCCCAAAGCGCGGCCCATCCGGCCTGCCCAGTGGACTACCGCTGCTGCCCAACCGGTCCGCCTGTCCGGTTCCCCTTCCAGATCCGCGGCCTCTATCGGGACCGGTGCGGCTACCCGGGGTTCGACCTTTTCTGTGACTCCCTCAATCGGACGATCCTCAAGCTGGGTTCCTCCGGGGCATTCGCGGTCTCGAGCATAGACTACGTCGCCCAGAACATATGGATCAACGATCCGGACGACTGCCTCCCGAGCCGGCTCCTCCGGTTCAGCCTCATCGGAACCCGGTTCGAACCGGTCAACCCCATGTACTTTAATTTCCTGAACTGCTCCGCCAACGCGTCGATCCCCCCGCGGCAGATTGTGCCGGTTCCGTGTGTCGGCGATGGCGACGGTTTCACCGTGGTGGCGACGCCGTTCCAGTTCGTGGCGGATATTCTGGTGGCGGACGCGCTGTGCGGTAAGGTGGCGCAGGTTCTGTTGCCGGGTCGGCTACCGTTTTATGAATACGCGGTTGGGGATCTTCCGGGTCTCGGGGACGACCTTTTGCTGACTTGGGACAATCCGAATTGCGGAATATGTGAAGAGCAGGGTGGGATTTGTGGGTTCCAGGATGGTGAAGGTTTCAGGATTGAGTGCTCTAATGTTCCTGACCATG GCCTTTCAAGGAGTACCAAGTATGGGCTAATCATGGGACTTGGAATACCTGGGCTCATTGGCATAATTGGATTTGCATGTCACATCTGCAACAGGATCAGGGCCCAAGGCCGGCGGCGCAACCTTGACATGGGGTTATCCCCCTTCTCATTCTCCTCAGTTGCCCCACAAACTGTTGTGGTTGCGAGAGGCCTTGATAGGTCCACTATAGAGTCCTTCCCAAAGACTTTGTTGGGCCAGAGCCGAAGACTACCCAATCCCAATGACAGCACTTGCACAATATGTTTGTCAGAGTACCGGCCCAGAGAGATAGTCCGGTCCATACCTGAATGCAATCACTACTTCCATTCAAATTGCATAGAAGAGTGGCTCAGCAAGAATGCCACGTGTCCTCTCTGCAGGATTTCAATAGAGGGGGCATCTTCCGTTACTCCTAATACGAGTAATTGA